The Deinococcus carri genome includes a region encoding these proteins:
- a CDS encoding phosphate signaling complex PhoU family protein — MLTGGQASRRHLTARFLRMLSLTLEELAAVRDASGRAEYAGLAARAEALERETDALEREIEDACLAAFAGPLTREELAFHLLVFRSLTNLERVGDYAFGVARDLERLAPRTRSATLQDVLPLVDLLMAMLEKLAYAFAERDVQAAREVMRLDAEEVDALYEQMLRASLTRLHERPDDAEIALTAHRMARSLERLGDHLVNVAERLEALERAPTADGRPE; from the coding sequence ATGCTGACAGGCGGTCAGGCCAGTCGGCGGCACCTGACGGCGCGTTTCCTGCGGATGCTCAGCCTGACGCTGGAAGAACTCGCCGCCGTGCGCGACGCTTCCGGGCGCGCGGAGTACGCCGGGCTGGCGGCCCGCGCCGAGGCACTGGAACGCGAGACCGACGCCCTGGAACGTGAGATCGAGGACGCCTGCCTGGCCGCCTTCGCCGGGCCGCTGACGCGGGAGGAACTCGCCTTTCACCTGCTGGTCTTTCGCAGCCTGACCAACCTGGAGCGGGTGGGCGACTACGCCTTCGGGGTGGCGCGCGACCTGGAGCGGCTCGCTCCCCGCACCCGCAGCGCCACCTTGCAGGACGTGCTGCCCCTGGTGGACCTGCTGATGGCGATGCTCGAAAAGCTGGCCTACGCCTTTGCCGAGCGCGACGTGCAGGCCGCCCGCGAGGTGATGCGCCTGGACGCAGAGGAGGTGGACGCCCTCTACGAGCAGATGCTCCGCGCCAGCCTGACCCGCCTCCACGAACGCCCCGACGACGCCGAGATCGCCCTGACCGCCCACCGCATGGCCCGCAGCCTGGAGCGCCTGGGCGACCACCTGGTGAACGTGGCCGAGCGGCTGGAGGCGCTGGAACGTGCGCCCACGGCGGACGGGCGGCCTGAGTAG
- a CDS encoding cytochrome c has translation MKNTFAVTMTLLLALALGGSYAGYRIASAPEHEAAAAPEAGAGGAQAEGATSAQTTTNGQNEPGGPTADMSGTTGTAGGTGQGGAGQVSSNSRGGAMSGGGMGAAGAQGEGQNGNTANTGPEGSNANTVNENSGTLGGQMTANGTPGQRSQDTPQPGTGNTNEAKPVSPTAQGSEGTELGQTGTTNTEKAAAGNPAVSNSQAAAIASATAGDTGQGQQKFAANCAGCHGADAGGGIGPALNTATGPGSWMVSQFEAAVREGHAPDRELAPMMPHFTTAQISDEDLTDIYAYLKSQVK, from the coding sequence ATGAAGAACACCTTCGCCGTCACCATGACGCTGCTGCTGGCGCTCGCGCTGGGCGGTTCCTATGCCGGGTACCGTATCGCGTCGGCCCCGGAACACGAGGCCGCCGCCGCGCCGGAAGCCGGGGCCGGAGGGGCGCAGGCCGAGGGGGCCACGTCCGCCCAGACCACCACCAACGGGCAAAACGAGCCGGGCGGTCCCACTGCCGATATGTCCGGCACGACCGGCACCGCCGGGGGAACCGGGCAGGGAGGTGCGGGACAGGTCAGCAGCAACAGCCGGGGCGGGGCCATGAGCGGCGGCGGGATGGGAGCCGCTGGTGCCCAGGGTGAGGGTCAGAACGGCAACACGGCGAACACGGGGCCGGAGGGCAGCAACGCCAACACCGTCAACGAGAACAGCGGCACGCTGGGCGGCCAGATGACCGCCAACGGCACGCCGGGCCAGCGCTCCCAGGACACGCCGCAGCCGGGCACGGGGAACACCAACGAGGCCAAGCCCGTCTCCCCCACGGCCCAGGGGTCCGAGGGCACCGAACTCGGCCAGACGGGTACCACGAACACCGAAAAGGCCGCGGCGGGCAACCCGGCGGTCAGCAACAGCCAGGCGGCGGCCATCGCCAGCGCCACGGCGGGCGACACCGGCCAGGGGCAGCAGAAGTTTGCCGCCAACTGCGCGGGCTGCCACGGCGCGGATGCGGGGGGCGGCATCGGCCCGGCCCTCAACACCGCGACCGGTCCCGGAAGCTGGATGGTGTCGCAGTTCGAGGCCGCTGTCCGCGAGGGCCATGCCCCCGACCGCGAACTCGCGCCCATGATGCCCCACTTCACGACCGCCCAGATCAGCGACGAGGACCTGACCGACATCTACGCCTACCTCAAGTCGCAGGTGAAGTGA
- a CDS encoding M3 family oligoendopeptidase — protein MTTTELRDLPRWRTDDLYAGLDDPRLSADLAALREEVAALEATFDEVGVREGGSPATPDTLARVLGGLNDIATRLTALRGFISAFVSTDSRNMPAQQKMGELTTLTLPLGPLRSRLTAWLGGQDVEALLSGSGVAREHEHLIRRSVERAQYQMTPEEEDLAARLRPSGAGGWAKLHGNVSSQLTGEYRGQRLPVTALRALATDPDESVRRDAFEAELKVWKDAEVVLAAALNGVKGEEGTLAARRGFPDAVAPSLLTHGIDRETLDAMQGAVERSLPDFRRYFAAKARALGKEKLDWWDLFAPLGRSDTEWTYEAGTRFVEAQFRRYSDKLGDYAARAFRESWIDAGPRDGKRGGAFCMGWQGDESRILMNHDPSLDSVSTLAHELGHGYHNLLKAPRTPLQRETPMTLAETASIFCETIIQNAALEQATGDERLYVLETQLLGHAQVVVDIHSRFLFERAVFEKRAERDLTPQEFCDLMTWAQRETYGEALSTTHPYMWAVKPHYYSLGFYNYPYTFGLLFGLGLYAQYRQAKAEGREADFQARYDDLLSSTGLADARTLAARFGIDLHAPEFWEGSLDVIRGQIGEYEKVSG, from the coding sequence ATGACCACCACCGAACTCAGGGACCTGCCCCGCTGGCGCACCGACGACCTGTATGCCGGGCTGGACGACCCGCGCCTGAGTGCCGACCTCGCCGCCCTGCGGGAAGAGGTCGCGGCGCTGGAGGCCACCTTCGACGAGGTGGGCGTGCGCGAAGGCGGCAGCCCGGCCACGCCGGACACGCTGGCGCGCGTGCTGGGCGGCCTTAACGACATCGCCACCCGCCTGACCGCGCTGCGCGGCTTCATCTCCGCCTTCGTCTCGACCGACAGCCGCAACATGCCCGCCCAGCAGAAGATGGGCGAACTGACCACGCTGACGCTGCCACTGGGGCCGCTGCGCTCACGCCTGACGGCCTGGCTGGGCGGGCAGGACGTGGAGGCGCTCCTCTCGGGGTCGGGGGTGGCCCGCGAGCATGAACACCTGATTCGGCGCAGCGTGGAGCGCGCGCAGTACCAGATGACCCCCGAAGAGGAGGACCTGGCCGCCCGCCTGCGCCCGAGCGGGGCCGGGGGCTGGGCCAAGCTGCACGGCAACGTCTCCAGCCAGCTTACGGGCGAGTACCGGGGCCAGCGCCTGCCCGTCACCGCCCTGCGCGCCCTCGCCACCGACCCCGACGAGAGCGTGCGCCGGGACGCCTTCGAGGCCGAACTGAAGGTCTGGAAGGACGCCGAGGTGGTGCTGGCTGCCGCGCTCAACGGCGTGAAGGGCGAGGAGGGGACGTTGGCCGCCCGCCGCGGCTTCCCCGACGCGGTGGCCCCCAGTCTGCTCACGCATGGCATCGACCGCGAGACGCTGGACGCGATGCAGGGCGCGGTGGAACGCAGCCTGCCCGACTTCCGCCGCTACTTCGCGGCCAAGGCCCGCGCGCTGGGCAAGGAAAAGCTCGACTGGTGGGACCTCTTCGCGCCGCTGGGCCGCAGCGACACCGAGTGGACCTACGAGGCCGGGACGCGCTTTGTCGAGGCGCAGTTCCGGAGGTACTCGGACAAACTCGGGGACTACGCCGCCCGCGCCTTCCGCGAGAGCTGGATTGACGCCGGGCCGCGCGACGGCAAGCGCGGCGGGGCCTTCTGCATGGGCTGGCAGGGTGACGAAAGCCGCATCCTGATGAACCACGACCCCAGCCTCGACAGCGTCTCTACCCTCGCGCACGAGCTGGGGCACGGCTACCACAACCTCCTCAAGGCCCCGCGCACGCCGCTGCAACGCGAGACGCCGATGACCCTGGCCGAAACCGCCTCCATCTTCTGCGAGACGATCATCCAGAACGCGGCGCTGGAGCAGGCTACCGGCGACGAGCGGCTCTATGTCTTAGAGACGCAACTGCTGGGGCACGCGCAGGTCGTGGTGGATATCCACTCGCGCTTCCTGTTCGAGCGCGCCGTCTTCGAGAAGCGCGCCGAACGCGACCTGACCCCACAGGAGTTCTGCGACCTGATGACCTGGGCGCAGCGCGAAACGTACGGCGAGGCGCTGTCCACTACCCACCCCTACATGTGGGCCGTCAAGCCGCACTACTACAGCCTGGGCTTCTACAACTACCCCTACACCTTCGGCCTGCTGTTCGGCCTGGGGCTGTACGCCCAGTACAGGCAGGCGAAGGCGGAAGGCCGCGAAGCCGACTTCCAGGCCCGCTACGACGACCTGCTGTCCAGTACCGGCCTCGCGGACGCCCGCACCCTCGCCGCCCGCTTCGGCATCGACCTGCACGCGCCGGAGTTCTGGGAGGGGAGTCTGGATGTGATCCGGGGGCAGATCGGGGAGTACGAGAAGGTGAGTGGGTAG
- the pstA gene encoding phosphate ABC transporter permease PstA codes for MRAAAAHPARRAPRLSLARRMKNLLMGALILLATGLVVAPLILIFGYLLREGLGALNLEFFTRTPAPEGEAGGGLLNAIIGSLTMLLMASVVGVLVGVAGGVFLAEYPRHPLMPTIRLISDVLAGIPAIVMGLVAYGLIVLRFGFSGLAGALALGFLMIPIVVRTTEEVLKLVPLSVREAGLSLGLPQWVVILRVVLPAAAGGIVTGVMLALARVAGEAAPLLFTAFGNSSVNFDPTRPMSALPLEIYRGATSAYDENQRMAKAGALLLISLIFLTSLLARRFSRRK; via the coding sequence ATGCGGGCCGCTGCCGCCCACCCGGCCCGCCGCGCCCCCCGGCTCAGCCTGGCCCGGCGCATGAAGAACCTGCTGATGGGGGCGCTGATTCTGCTCGCCACAGGGCTGGTCGTCGCGCCGCTGATCCTGATCTTCGGGTACCTGCTGCGTGAGGGTCTGGGTGCCCTGAACCTGGAGTTCTTCACCCGGACCCCAGCCCCGGAGGGCGAGGCGGGCGGCGGCCTGCTCAACGCGATCATCGGCAGCCTCACGATGCTGCTGATGGCGAGCGTGGTGGGCGTGCTGGTCGGCGTGGCGGGCGGCGTCTTCCTGGCCGAGTACCCGCGCCATCCCCTGATGCCCACGATCCGCCTGATCAGCGACGTGCTGGCCGGGATTCCCGCCATCGTGATGGGGCTGGTCGCCTACGGCCTGATCGTGCTGCGCTTCGGCTTCTCCGGCCTGGCGGGGGCGCTGGCCCTGGGCTTCCTGATGATTCCCATCGTGGTGCGCACCACCGAGGAGGTCCTGAAGCTGGTGCCCCTCAGCGTGCGCGAGGCGGGGCTGAGCCTGGGGCTGCCGCAGTGGGTGGTCATCCTGCGGGTCGTGCTGCCCGCTGCCGCCGGGGGCATCGTCACGGGCGTGATGCTGGCCCTGGCCCGCGTGGCCGGGGAGGCCGCCCCGCTCCTCTTTACCGCCTTCGGCAACAGCAGCGTGAATTTCGACCCCACCCGGCCCATGAGCGCCCTGCCCCTGGAAATCTACCGCGGAGCCACCAGCGCCTACGACGAGAACCAGCGGATGGCGAAGGCCGGGGCGCTGCTGCTGATTTCGCTGATTTTTCTCACCAGCCTGCTCGCGCGGCGATTCAGCCGCAGGAAGTGA
- the pstB gene encoding phosphate ABC transporter ATP-binding protein PstB, which yields MTSLLSASDVNIFYGEKQAVRGVNLNVQRGSVNALIGPSGCGKTTFLRAVNRMHDLTPGARVTGRILLDGEDVYGPGVDPVTMRRRVGMVFQKPNPFPTMSVFDNVVSGLKLAGVRDRQHLLEVAERSLRGAALWDEVKDRLKTPATGLSGGQQQRLCIARALAVEPEILLMDEPTSALDPASTARIEDLMTDLKKVTTILIVTHNMHQAARVSDTTSFFLNGELVEHGATDQLFTSPRDERTEAYVTGRFG from the coding sequence ATGACCTCCCTTCTCAGCGCGAGTGACGTGAACATCTTTTACGGCGAGAAACAGGCCGTGCGCGGCGTGAATCTCAACGTGCAGCGCGGCAGCGTGAACGCCCTGATCGGGCCGAGCGGCTGCGGCAAGACCACCTTCCTGCGTGCCGTCAACCGGATGCACGACCTGACCCCCGGCGCGCGCGTGACCGGCCGGATTCTGCTCGATGGCGAGGACGTGTACGGCCCCGGCGTGGACCCGGTGACCATGCGCCGCCGCGTCGGGATGGTCTTTCAGAAGCCCAACCCCTTTCCCACCATGAGCGTCTTCGACAACGTGGTGAGCGGCCTCAAGCTGGCCGGGGTCCGCGACCGCCAGCACCTGCTGGAGGTGGCCGAACGCTCGCTGCGCGGGGCGGCCCTGTGGGACGAGGTGAAAGACCGCCTGAAGACCCCTGCCACCGGCCTGAGCGGGGGCCAGCAGCAGCGGCTGTGCATCGCCCGCGCCCTGGCCGTGGAACCTGAAATCCTGCTGATGGACGAGCCGACCAGCGCGCTCGACCCCGCCAGCACCGCCCGCATCGAGGACCTGATGACCGACCTGAAAAAGGTCACGACCATCCTCATCGTGACGCACAACATGCACCAGGCGGCGCGGGTCAGCGACACGACCTCCTTTTTCCTGAACGGCGAACTGGTCGAACACGGCGCGACCGACCAGCTTTTTACCAGCCCGCGTGACGAGCGGACCGAGGCCTATGTGACGGGCCGTTTCGGGTAG
- a CDS encoding S49 family peptidase has translation MAPFHLPFLGKDEDRLPDGVTHPTWVVLDVTGPYPERQPANPIQALLSREDTLEALEARVEKLRHADWLHGVLVRVSEFTAPPATAHAIRQMLARLGQDKRVVAFLPQLTMTALLAASGAGEIVAPESADVLVPGFAVQPTYLGAFLKKHGIEFENLRIREYKAALTRFSQDHMDEANREQLRAYLDGLETAWARDLAAARGVGEDTARAWLRGDLTSAHAAQAAGLITRVAYEDELVGPGTRPLAAVLDLLLPHKGNAKAGRVAVVSLVGTIVPGKSRNNPLPLPLLGGPQAGSDTVVAALKRAKKDDKTKAIVLYVNSGGGSALASDLIWREVATSEKPVVAVMGEYAASGGYYVLTHARHVVASPYTLTGSIGVVSGKPVMREFNARHGLNPEPVGNERALMYSAARPFSEGQRAHVERGISEVYDRFVSRVAEGRGLTPERVNEIGRGRIWSGLDALDLGLVDELGDLHAGIERACELAGLPYDAPTWNAAPARNGPLPEFVQEAARAAQVTVWPFGRERVLTWLDQEIKVR, from the coding sequence ATGGCTCCCTTTCATCTCCCGTTTCTCGGCAAGGACGAAGACCGGCTTCCCGACGGCGTGACGCACCCCACCTGGGTCGTGCTGGACGTGACCGGCCCCTACCCCGAGCGCCAGCCCGCCAACCCCATCCAGGCCCTGCTCAGCCGCGAGGACACGCTGGAGGCGCTGGAGGCCCGCGTGGAGAAGTTGCGCCACGCCGACTGGCTGCACGGCGTGCTGGTGCGTGTTTCTGAGTTCACGGCCCCGCCCGCCACCGCCCACGCGATTCGCCAGATGCTCGCGCGGCTGGGCCAGGACAAGCGGGTGGTCGCCTTTCTGCCGCAGCTCACCATGACGGCGCTGCTGGCGGCGAGCGGCGCGGGGGAAATCGTCGCGCCCGAGTCGGCGGATGTGCTGGTGCCCGGCTTCGCGGTGCAGCCGACCTACCTGGGGGCCTTCCTCAAAAAGCACGGGATCGAGTTCGAGAACCTGCGCATCCGGGAATACAAGGCCGCCCTCACCCGCTTCTCGCAGGACCACATGGACGAGGCCAACCGTGAGCAGCTCCGCGCGTACCTGGACGGCCTGGAAACCGCCTGGGCACGCGACCTCGCGGCGGCCCGCGGCGTGGGCGAGGACACGGCCCGCGCCTGGCTGAGAGGCGACCTCACCAGCGCCCACGCGGCCCAGGCGGCGGGCCTGATCACCCGCGTCGCCTACGAGGACGAACTGGTCGGCCCCGGCACCCGGCCCCTGGCGGCGGTGCTGGACCTGCTGCTGCCCCATAAGGGCAATGCGAAGGCCGGGCGGGTCGCGGTCGTCTCGCTGGTGGGGACCATCGTGCCGGGCAAGAGCCGCAACAATCCCCTCCCCCTCCCGCTGCTGGGCGGCCCGCAGGCGGGGTCGGACACGGTGGTCGCGGCCCTCAAGCGGGCGAAAAAGGACGACAAGACCAAGGCCATCGTGCTGTATGTAAACAGCGGCGGCGGCTCGGCCCTGGCCTCCGACCTGATCTGGCGCGAGGTCGCCACCTCGGAAAAGCCCGTGGTGGCGGTGATGGGCGAGTACGCGGCGAGCGGCGGCTACTACGTCCTCACGCACGCGCGGCATGTGGTCGCCAGCCCCTACACCCTCACGGGCAGCATTGGCGTGGTGAGCGGCAAGCCCGTGATGCGCGAGTTCAACGCCCGGCACGGCCTGAATCCCGAACCCGTGGGCAACGAGCGCGCCCTGATGTACAGCGCGGCCCGCCCCTTTTCCGAGGGCCAACGCGCCCACGTCGAGCGCGGTATTTCGGAGGTCTACGACCGCTTCGTGTCCCGCGTGGCCGAGGGCCGGGGGCTGACGCCCGAGCGCGTCAACGAAATCGGGCGGGGCCGCATCTGGAGCGGGCTGGACGCGCTGGACCTGGGCCTGGTGGACGAACTGGGCGACCTGCACGCGGGCATCGAGCGCGCCTGCGAACTGGCGGGCCTGCCCTACGACGCCCCCACCTGGAACGCTGCGCCCGCCAGGAATGGTCCCCTCCCCGAATTCGTGCAGGAGGCCGCCCGCGCCGCCCAGGTAACGGTCTGGCCCTTCGGCCGCGAGCGGGTGCTGACGTGGCTGGATCAGGAGATCAAGGTGCGGTAA
- a CDS encoding group III truncated hemoglobin, translated as MTPGPLLSTPPLPDFGPGVRPATLEQVPEAAGLLVPHDGEPVADVRGRPDRWAQLTLVANAVRREVPTLAWGMGAALVGRVLGAGIRQGGQGAGTGQAEAGLAREWAEVPRGAQVETWWGEVPLLWRAGSVTAWAGVALPGPLRDAFLASLAGAQPRRPGSPLEAVGGEAALRAMLADFYARARADALLGPVFAAHVSDWNTHLDRVTAFWVTMLGGGATWRGNLNHVHAGLGLRGAHLTRWLELFGEAARVHLPPAAAALLVSRAGAMGARLGQRATRNGPHAGRVP; from the coding sequence ATGACGCCCGGCCCGCTCCTCTCGACCCCTCCCCTGCCGGACTTTGGGCCAGGGGTGCGGCCAGCGACGCTGGAGCAGGTGCCGGAAGCGGCGGGCCTGCTGGTGCCGCACGACGGTGAGCCGGTCGCGGATGTGCGCGGGCGGCCCGACCGCTGGGCACAGCTCACGCTGGTGGCGAACGCGGTCCGCCGCGAGGTGCCGACGCTGGCCTGGGGAATGGGCGCGGCGCTGGTGGGCCGGGTGCTGGGCGCGGGCATCCGGCAGGGCGGGCAGGGAGCCGGGACAGGGCAGGCAGAAGCGGGGCTGGCGCGGGAATGGGCCGAGGTGCCCCGCGGCGCACAGGTGGAGACCTGGTGGGGCGAGGTACCGCTGCTGTGGCGGGCCGGAAGCGTGACGGCCTGGGCGGGTGTGGCCCTGCCTGGCCCGCTGCGGGACGCCTTCCTGGCGAGCCTGGCGGGGGCACAGCCCCGCCGGCCGGGGTCGCCGCTGGAGGCCGTGGGCGGCGAGGCGGCGCTGCGGGCCATGCTGGCCGACTTCTACGCCCGTGCCCGTGCGGACGCCCTGCTCGGCCCGGTGTTCGCCGCCCACGTGAGCGACTGGAACACGCACCTGGACCGGGTGACGGCCTTCTGGGTCACGATGCTGGGCGGCGGCGCGACGTGGCGCGGGAACCTGAATCACGTTCACGCGGGGCTGGGACTGCGCGGGGCGCACCTCACGCGCTGGCTGGAGCTGTTCGGGGAGGCGGCGAGGGTGCACCTCCCCCCCGCGGCGGCGGCGCTGCTCGTCTCGCGGGCCGGCGCGATGGGCGCACGCCTGGGCCAGCGCGCGACCCGGAACGGTCCTCACGCAGGGCGCGTACCGTAG